One segment of Drosophila ananassae strain 14024-0371.13 chromosome 3R, ASM1763931v2, whole genome shotgun sequence DNA contains the following:
- the LOC6497992 gene encoding roundabout homolog 2 isoform X3, which translates to MLLQRFFSQFILRRNTVKNCKMDLRFVFIVFLLKWTHAQGSHPPRIVEHPIDTTVPRHEPATLNCKAEGSPTPTIQWYKDGVPLKILPGSHRITLPAGGLFFLKVVNSRRETDAGVYWCEAKNELGVARSRNATLQVAVLRDEFRLEPQNTRIAQGDTALLECAPPRGIPEPTVTWKKGGQKLDLEGSKRIRIVDGGNLAIQDARQTDEGQYQCIAKNPVGVRESSLATLKVHVKPYIIRGPHDQTVLEGASVTFPCRVGGDPMPDVLWLRTASGGNMPLDRVSVLEDRSLRLERVTIADEGEYSCEADNVVGAITAMGTLTVYAPPKFIQRPTSKSVELGADTSFECRATGNPKPTIFWTIKNNSTLIFPGAPPLDRFHSLNTEEGHSILTLTRFQRTDKDLVILCNAMNEVASITSRVQLSLDSQEDRPPPIIIAGPVNQTLPIKSLATLQCKAIGLPNPTISWYRDGIPVQPSSKLNITTAGDLIISDLDRQQDQGLYTCVASSRAGKSTWSGFLRIELPTNPNIKFYRAPEQSKCPTAPGQPKVLNATSSALTIVWPTSDKAGASSFLGYSVEMYCTNQSKTWIPIASRLSEPIFTVESLTQGAAYMFIVRAENSLGFSPPSPISEPITAGKLVGVRDGSDNSGTSQLLLSDVETLLQANDIVEILEANASDSTTVRLSWDIDSGQYIEGFYLYARELHSTEYKMLTLLNKGQGLSSCTVPGLAKASTYEFFLVPFYKSIVGKPSNSRRVRTLEDVPEAPPYGMEAIQFNRTSVFLKWLPPQPNRTRNGILTSYNVVVKGLDVHNTTRIFKNMTIDAATPTLLLANLTTGVTYYIAVAAATRVGVGPFSKPAVLRIDARTQSLDTGYTRYPISRDIADDFLTQTWFIVLLGSIIAIIVFLLGALVLFKRYQFIKQTSLGSLHGNHAIGTVRKFPTLPLNGGGAVGAVGSNSTVAATGPNGLWIDPTGGVWRQGDRSTGAGNGGGTCSTKEQLPGYAQATAQQGQHPPTLLPDYERLSPLNMPDYAEVACSTFKSPTHGAPQPSVGGGASLYDSCGAYATTNVVANVKLFQNRYATKPTQNTINNNQQGNDYQSTGMYSAPPSAHYGCLEQKQQQQQQPNVMTTSTASTAILTASPAKLKKINITENKMDQMDVKTERTNPFNQQQQLLLASNALKQGLGAYANTTLVAQMANGGGAGTLRRQRQPKTLYKSENNILGKSGLRQNALNTNANATMDFLTGGPPSEGGDFSGLGLCNSTNQLLNDWASSASIAAPGDYHFGSKQPNKQHLYVKAKDGTWSAVSSDAYQSFKQQQHQQHHQFLAGSAARTIWRRHSSAYMVLDNSMDFVI; encoded by the exons GTTCGCATCCGCCGCGAATAGTGGAGCATCCCATAGATACGACGGTGCCCCGCCACGAGCCAGCCACGCTTAATTGCAAAGCTGAGGGCAGTCCCACGCCCACCATCCAATGGTACAAGGACGGCGTTCCCCTGAAGATCCTGCCGGGTTCGCATCGCATAACCCTGCCAGCTGGCGGATTGTTTTTCCTCAAG gtTGTCAATTCACGTCGCGAAACAGATGCCGGCGTCTATTGGTGTGAGGCCAAGAACGAACTGGGCGTGGCAAGGAGTCGGAATGCCACGCTGCAAGTAGCGG TGCTCCGTGATGAGTTCCGCCTGGAGCCGCAAAACACACGGATCGCCCAGGGCGATACCGCCCTGCTGGAGTGCGCCCCGCCCCGGGGCATTCCCGAGCCGACGGTCACCTGGAAGAAGGGCGGCCAGAAATTGGATTTGGAGGGCTCGAAGCGTATACGCATCGTTGACGGCGGCAATTTGGCCATCCAGGATGCCCGGCAGACTGACGAGGGTCAATACCAGTGCATAGCCAAGAATCCTGTCGGCGTGCGCGAGTCCTCGCTGGCCACGCTCAAAGTGCACG TCAAGCCGTACATCATCCGAGGGCCACACGATCAAACGGTATTGGAGGGGGCCTCGGTGACCTTTCCCTGCCGGGTGGGGGGCGACCCCATGCCCGATGTTCTCTGGCTGAGAACCGCCTCTGGTGGCAACATGCCATTGG ATCGCGTTAGTGTTTTGGAGGATCGAAGTCTGAGACTGGAGCGAGTAACCATCGCCGATGAGGGCGAGTATAGTTGCGAGGCTGACAATGTTGTGGGAGCCATCACCGCCATGGGAACCCTGACGGTTTACG CCCCCCCGAAATTCATCCAACGTCCTACGAGCAAGTCCGTGGAGCTCGGCGCCGATACCTCGTTCGAGTGCCGGGCCACTGGAAACCCAAAGCCGACTATCTTCTGGACCATCAAGAACAATAGTACGTTGATCTTTCCGGGAGCCCCACCGCTGGATCGGTTTCACAGTCTGAACACCGAGGAAGGACACTCCATTCTGACCCTGACTCGCTTCCAAAGAACGGACAAGGACCTGGTGATCCTGTGCAATGCCATGAACGAGGTGGCCAGCATAACGTCCCGCGTGCAATTGAGTTTGGACTCTCAGGAGGATCGCCCCCCACCCATCATCATAGCAGGTCCTGTGAACCAGACCCTGCCCATCAAGTCCTTGGCCACGCTCCAGTGCAAGGCCATAGGCCTTCCGAATCCCACGATATCCTGGTACCGCGATGGAATTCCCGTGCAGCCCAGTTCGAAGCTGAATATCACTACGGCCGGGGATCTGATAATATCGGACCTCGATCGGCAGCAGGACCAGGGGCTATACACTTGTGTGGCCAGCTCGAGGGCGGGAAAGTCCACTTGGAGTGGCTTCCTCCGGATCGAGCTGCCCACCAATCCGAACATTAAGTTCTACAGAGCCCCGGAACAGAGTAAATGCCCCACGGCGCCCGGGCAGCCCAAGGTCCTGAATGCCACATCCTCGGCCCTGACAATTGTCTGGCCGACGAGTGACAAGGCAGGAGCTTCGTCCTTCCTCGGATACAGTGTGGAAATGTACTGTACGAACCAGAGCAAGACGTGGATACCGATTGCCTCCCGGCTGAGTGAGCCCATCTTCACGGTGGAGAGTCTGACCCAAGGAGCGGCCTACATGTTCATAGTTCGGGCGGAGAACTCCCTGGGCTTCTCCCCGCCCTCTCCCATTTCGGAGCCCATAACGGCCGGAAAACTGGTTGGGGTCCGGGACGGCAGCGACAACTCTGGCACCTCGCAGCTGCTTCTGAGCGACGTGGAAACCCTGCTGCAGGCCAACGATATTGTGGAGATCCTGGAGGCCAATGCCAGTGACTCCACCACCGTGCGACTCTCCTGGGACATCGACAGTGGCCAATACATCGAGGGCTTCTACCTGTATGCTCGGGAACTGCACTCTACCGAGTACAAGATGCTCACTCTGCTGAACAAGGGCCAAGGACTCAGTTCCTGTACGGTTCCCGGTTTGGCAAAAGCCTCCACCTACGAGTTTTTTCTTGTGCCATTTTACAAGAGCATCGTAGGAAAGCCCTCCAACTCCCGACGTGTCCGCACCCTGGAAGATG TCCCCGAGGCGCCACCTTATGGCATGGAGGCCATTCAATTCAATCGCACCTCAGTGTTCCTGAAGTGGCTGCCACCGCAACCGAATCGGACACGCAATG GAATCCTCACCAGCTACAATGTGGTCGTCAAAGGCCTGGACGTGCACAATACGACGCGGATATTCAAAAATATGACCATAGATGCGGCCACCCCCACACTGCTCCTGGCGAATCTCACCACGGGAGTCACCTATTACATTGCCGTGGCGGCGGCCACCCGGGTGGGAGTCGGACCCTTCAGCAAGCCCGCCGTTCTTCGCATCGATGCACGCACCCAGTCCCTGGACACGGGCTATACGAG ATATCCCATCAGTCGTGATATTGCCGATGACTTTTTAACACAGACCTGGTTTATCGTCCTGCTGGGCTCCATCATTGCCATAATTGTGTTTCTATTGGGCGCATTGGTTCTATTCAAGCGCTATCAATTTATCAAGCAGACTTCGCTGGGCAGTTTACATG gcAATCACGCAATCGGAACCGTGCGAAAGTTTCCAACATTGCCGCTAAATGGAGGCGGAGCTGTCGGTGCCGTTGGCTCAAATTCGACAGTCGCCGCAACTGGCCCCAATGGGCTCTGGATCGATCCCACCGGTGGCGTTTGGCGACAGGGCGACCGTAGCACTGGAGCCGGCAATGGTGGCGGCACATGTTCGACAAAGGAGCAACTTCCGGGATACGCACAGGCCACCGCCCAGCAGGGACAGCACCCGCCCACCCTACTGCCCGATTACGAGAG ACTGTCGCCCCTGAACATGCCCGATTATGCGGAAGTCGCCTGCTCGACATTCAAAAGTCCCACCCATGGGGCACCACAGCCGTCGGTGGGTGGTGGGGCCTCCCTCTACGATAGCTGTGGGGCCTATGCCACCACCAATGTGGTGGCCAATGTGAAGCTATTCCAGAACCGCTATGCGACAAAACCGACCCAGAACACCATCAACAACAACCAGCAGGGCAATGATTACCAATCGACTGGGATGTATTCGGCTCCACCGAGTGCTCATTACGGGTGCCTGGAAcaaaaacagcagcagcaacagcaaccaaATGTGATGACCACTTCCACGGCATCCACGGCCATTCTGACGGCCTCACCTGCCAAGCTGAAAAAGATCAACATAACCGAGAACAAAATGGATCAGATGGACGTGAAAACGGAGCGAACCAATCCGTTcaatcagcagcagcaactacTTTTGGCCAGCAACGCATTGAAACAGGGTCTGGGCGCCTATGCCAATACCACACTGGTGGCCCAAATGGCGAACGGCGGCGGGGCCGGGACTCTGAGACGGCAACGGCAGCCGAAAACGCTCTACAAAAGCGAAAATAACATTTTGGGAAAATCCGGTTTGAGGCAAAACGCACTGAACACTAATGCAAATGCGACTATGGATTTCCTGACCGGCGGTCCCCCGTCGGAGGGTGGAGACTTCTCCGGCCTGGGTCTGTGCAACTCCACCAATCAGCTGCTGAACGACTGGGCCTCGAGTGCCTCGATCGCGGCTCCGGGGGATTATCATTTCGGCAGCAAGCAGCCGAACAAGCAGCACTTGTACGTGAAGGCCAAAGATGGAACTTGGTCGGCAGTCAGCTCGGATGCATACCAATCCTTTaagcaacagcagcaccagcaacacCACCAATTCCTGGCCGGCTCAG CGGCCAGAACCATTTGGCGTCGACACAGTTCTGCCTATATGGTCCTGGACAATTCCATGGATTTTGTGATTTGA
- the LOC6497992 gene encoding uncharacterized protein LOC6497992 isoform X2: MLLQRFFSQFILRRNTVKNCKMDLRFVFIVFLLKWTHAQGSHPPRIVEHPIDTTVPRHEPATLNCKAEGSPTPTIQWYKDGVPLKILPGSHRITLPAGGLFFLKVVNSRRETDAGVYWCEAKNELGVARSRNATLQVAVLRDEFRLEPQNTRIAQGDTALLECAPPRGIPEPTVTWKKGGQKLDLEGSKRIRIVDGGNLAIQDARQTDEGQYQCIAKNPVGVRESSLATLKVHVKPYIIRGPHDQTVLEGASVTFPCRVGGDPMPDVLWLRTASGGNMPLDRVSVLEDRSLRLERVTIADEGEYSCEADNVVGAITAMGTLTVYVPEAPPYGMEAIQFNRTSVFLKWLPPQPNRTRNGILTSYNVVVKGLDVHNTTRIFKNMTIDAATPTLLLANLTTGVTYYIAVAAATRVGVGPFSKPAVLRIDARTQSLDTGYTRYPISRDIADDFLTQTWFIVLLGSIIAIIVFLLGALVLFKRYQFIKQTSLGSLHGNHAIGTVRKFPTLPLNGGGAVGAVGSNSTVAATGPNGLWIDPTGGVWRQGDRSTGAGNGGGTCSTKEQLPGYAQATAQQGQHPPTLLPDYERLSPLNMPDYAEVACSTFKSPTHGAPQPSVGGGASLYDSCGAYATTNVVANVKLFQNRYATKPTQNTINNNQQGNDYQSTGMYSAPPSAHYGCLEQKQQQQQQPNVMTTSTASTAILTASPAKLKKINITENKMDQMDVKTERTNPFNQQQQLLLASNALKQGLGAYANTTLVAQMANGGGAGTLRRQRQPKTLYKSENNILGKSGLRQNALNTNANATMDFLTGGPPSEGGDFSGLGLCNSTNQLLNDWASSASIAAPGDYHFGSKQPNKQHLYVKAKDGTWSAVSSDAYQSFKQQQHQQHHQFLAGSGDNNKSLASVNSLAGDSKFLSSFGSSSNV; the protein is encoded by the exons GTTCGCATCCGCCGCGAATAGTGGAGCATCCCATAGATACGACGGTGCCCCGCCACGAGCCAGCCACGCTTAATTGCAAAGCTGAGGGCAGTCCCACGCCCACCATCCAATGGTACAAGGACGGCGTTCCCCTGAAGATCCTGCCGGGTTCGCATCGCATAACCCTGCCAGCTGGCGGATTGTTTTTCCTCAAG gtTGTCAATTCACGTCGCGAAACAGATGCCGGCGTCTATTGGTGTGAGGCCAAGAACGAACTGGGCGTGGCAAGGAGTCGGAATGCCACGCTGCAAGTAGCGG TGCTCCGTGATGAGTTCCGCCTGGAGCCGCAAAACACACGGATCGCCCAGGGCGATACCGCCCTGCTGGAGTGCGCCCCGCCCCGGGGCATTCCCGAGCCGACGGTCACCTGGAAGAAGGGCGGCCAGAAATTGGATTTGGAGGGCTCGAAGCGTATACGCATCGTTGACGGCGGCAATTTGGCCATCCAGGATGCCCGGCAGACTGACGAGGGTCAATACCAGTGCATAGCCAAGAATCCTGTCGGCGTGCGCGAGTCCTCGCTGGCCACGCTCAAAGTGCACG TCAAGCCGTACATCATCCGAGGGCCACACGATCAAACGGTATTGGAGGGGGCCTCGGTGACCTTTCCCTGCCGGGTGGGGGGCGACCCCATGCCCGATGTTCTCTGGCTGAGAACCGCCTCTGGTGGCAACATGCCATTGG ATCGCGTTAGTGTTTTGGAGGATCGAAGTCTGAGACTGGAGCGAGTAACCATCGCCGATGAGGGCGAGTATAGTTGCGAGGCTGACAATGTTGTGGGAGCCATCACCGCCATGGGAACCCTGACGGTTTACG TCCCCGAGGCGCCACCTTATGGCATGGAGGCCATTCAATTCAATCGCACCTCAGTGTTCCTGAAGTGGCTGCCACCGCAACCGAATCGGACACGCAATG GAATCCTCACCAGCTACAATGTGGTCGTCAAAGGCCTGGACGTGCACAATACGACGCGGATATTCAAAAATATGACCATAGATGCGGCCACCCCCACACTGCTCCTGGCGAATCTCACCACGGGAGTCACCTATTACATTGCCGTGGCGGCGGCCACCCGGGTGGGAGTCGGACCCTTCAGCAAGCCCGCCGTTCTTCGCATCGATGCACGCACCCAGTCCCTGGACACGGGCTATACGAG ATATCCCATCAGTCGTGATATTGCCGATGACTTTTTAACACAGACCTGGTTTATCGTCCTGCTGGGCTCCATCATTGCCATAATTGTGTTTCTATTGGGCGCATTGGTTCTATTCAAGCGCTATCAATTTATCAAGCAGACTTCGCTGGGCAGTTTACATG gcAATCACGCAATCGGAACCGTGCGAAAGTTTCCAACATTGCCGCTAAATGGAGGCGGAGCTGTCGGTGCCGTTGGCTCAAATTCGACAGTCGCCGCAACTGGCCCCAATGGGCTCTGGATCGATCCCACCGGTGGCGTTTGGCGACAGGGCGACCGTAGCACTGGAGCCGGCAATGGTGGCGGCACATGTTCGACAAAGGAGCAACTTCCGGGATACGCACAGGCCACCGCCCAGCAGGGACAGCACCCGCCCACCCTACTGCCCGATTACGAGAG ACTGTCGCCCCTGAACATGCCCGATTATGCGGAAGTCGCCTGCTCGACATTCAAAAGTCCCACCCATGGGGCACCACAGCCGTCGGTGGGTGGTGGGGCCTCCCTCTACGATAGCTGTGGGGCCTATGCCACCACCAATGTGGTGGCCAATGTGAAGCTATTCCAGAACCGCTATGCGACAAAACCGACCCAGAACACCATCAACAACAACCAGCAGGGCAATGATTACCAATCGACTGGGATGTATTCGGCTCCACCGAGTGCTCATTACGGGTGCCTGGAAcaaaaacagcagcagcaacagcaaccaaATGTGATGACCACTTCCACGGCATCCACGGCCATTCTGACGGCCTCACCTGCCAAGCTGAAAAAGATCAACATAACCGAGAACAAAATGGATCAGATGGACGTGAAAACGGAGCGAACCAATCCGTTcaatcagcagcagcaactacTTTTGGCCAGCAACGCATTGAAACAGGGTCTGGGCGCCTATGCCAATACCACACTGGTGGCCCAAATGGCGAACGGCGGCGGGGCCGGGACTCTGAGACGGCAACGGCAGCCGAAAACGCTCTACAAAAGCGAAAATAACATTTTGGGAAAATCCGGTTTGAGGCAAAACGCACTGAACACTAATGCAAATGCGACTATGGATTTCCTGACCGGCGGTCCCCCGTCGGAGGGTGGAGACTTCTCCGGCCTGGGTCTGTGCAACTCCACCAATCAGCTGCTGAACGACTGGGCCTCGAGTGCCTCGATCGCGGCTCCGGGGGATTATCATTTCGGCAGCAAGCAGCCGAACAAGCAGCACTTGTACGTGAAGGCCAAAGATGGAACTTGGTCGGCAGTCAGCTCGGATGCATACCAATCCTTTaagcaacagcagcaccagcaacacCACCAATTCCTGGCCGGCTCAGGTGACAACAACAAGTCCTTAGCTAGTGTCAACAGCTTAGCTGGCGATAGCAAATTCCTGAGTAGCTTCGGCTCTAGCTCCAATGTCTAG
- the LOC6497992 gene encoding roundabout homolog 2 isoform X1, which produces MLLQRFFSQFILRRNTVKNCKMDLRFVFIVFLLKWTHAQGSHPPRIVEHPIDTTVPRHEPATLNCKAEGSPTPTIQWYKDGVPLKILPGSHRITLPAGGLFFLKVVNSRRETDAGVYWCEAKNELGVARSRNATLQVAVLRDEFRLEPQNTRIAQGDTALLECAPPRGIPEPTVTWKKGGQKLDLEGSKRIRIVDGGNLAIQDARQTDEGQYQCIAKNPVGVRESSLATLKVHVKPYIIRGPHDQTVLEGASVTFPCRVGGDPMPDVLWLRTASGGNMPLDRVSVLEDRSLRLERVTIADEGEYSCEADNVVGAITAMGTLTVYAPPKFIQRPTSKSVELGADTSFECRATGNPKPTIFWTIKNNSTLIFPGAPPLDRFHSLNTEEGHSILTLTRFQRTDKDLVILCNAMNEVASITSRVQLSLDSQEDRPPPIIIAGPVNQTLPIKSLATLQCKAIGLPNPTISWYRDGIPVQPSSKLNITTAGDLIISDLDRQQDQGLYTCVASSRAGKSTWSGFLRIELPTNPNIKFYRAPEQSKCPTAPGQPKVLNATSSALTIVWPTSDKAGASSFLGYSVEMYCTNQSKTWIPIASRLSEPIFTVESLTQGAAYMFIVRAENSLGFSPPSPISEPITAGKLVGVRDGSDNSGTSQLLLSDVETLLQANDIVEILEANASDSTTVRLSWDIDSGQYIEGFYLYARELHSTEYKMLTLLNKGQGLSSCTVPGLAKASTYEFFLVPFYKSIVGKPSNSRRVRTLEDVPEAPPYGMEAIQFNRTSVFLKWLPPQPNRTRNGILTSYNVVVKGLDVHNTTRIFKNMTIDAATPTLLLANLTTGVTYYIAVAAATRVGVGPFSKPAVLRIDARTQSLDTGYTRYPISRDIADDFLTQTWFIVLLGSIIAIIVFLLGALVLFKRYQFIKQTSLGSLHGNHAIGTVRKFPTLPLNGGGAVGAVGSNSTVAATGPNGLWIDPTGGVWRQGDRSTGAGNGGGTCSTKEQLPGYAQATAQQGQHPPTLLPDYERLSPLNMPDYAEVACSTFKSPTHGAPQPSVGGGASLYDSCGAYATTNVVANVKLFQNRYATKPTQNTINNNQQGNDYQSTGMYSAPPSAHYGCLEQKQQQQQQPNVMTTSTASTAILTASPAKLKKINITENKMDQMDVKTERTNPFNQQQQLLLASNALKQGLGAYANTTLVAQMANGGGAGTLRRQRQPKTLYKSENNILGKSGLRQNALNTNANATMDFLTGGPPSEGGDFSGLGLCNSTNQLLNDWASSASIAAPGDYHFGSKQPNKQHLYVKAKDGTWSAVSSDAYQSFKQQQHQQHHQFLAGSGDNNKSLASVNSLAGDSKFLSSFGSSSNV; this is translated from the exons GTTCGCATCCGCCGCGAATAGTGGAGCATCCCATAGATACGACGGTGCCCCGCCACGAGCCAGCCACGCTTAATTGCAAAGCTGAGGGCAGTCCCACGCCCACCATCCAATGGTACAAGGACGGCGTTCCCCTGAAGATCCTGCCGGGTTCGCATCGCATAACCCTGCCAGCTGGCGGATTGTTTTTCCTCAAG gtTGTCAATTCACGTCGCGAAACAGATGCCGGCGTCTATTGGTGTGAGGCCAAGAACGAACTGGGCGTGGCAAGGAGTCGGAATGCCACGCTGCAAGTAGCGG TGCTCCGTGATGAGTTCCGCCTGGAGCCGCAAAACACACGGATCGCCCAGGGCGATACCGCCCTGCTGGAGTGCGCCCCGCCCCGGGGCATTCCCGAGCCGACGGTCACCTGGAAGAAGGGCGGCCAGAAATTGGATTTGGAGGGCTCGAAGCGTATACGCATCGTTGACGGCGGCAATTTGGCCATCCAGGATGCCCGGCAGACTGACGAGGGTCAATACCAGTGCATAGCCAAGAATCCTGTCGGCGTGCGCGAGTCCTCGCTGGCCACGCTCAAAGTGCACG TCAAGCCGTACATCATCCGAGGGCCACACGATCAAACGGTATTGGAGGGGGCCTCGGTGACCTTTCCCTGCCGGGTGGGGGGCGACCCCATGCCCGATGTTCTCTGGCTGAGAACCGCCTCTGGTGGCAACATGCCATTGG ATCGCGTTAGTGTTTTGGAGGATCGAAGTCTGAGACTGGAGCGAGTAACCATCGCCGATGAGGGCGAGTATAGTTGCGAGGCTGACAATGTTGTGGGAGCCATCACCGCCATGGGAACCCTGACGGTTTACG CCCCCCCGAAATTCATCCAACGTCCTACGAGCAAGTCCGTGGAGCTCGGCGCCGATACCTCGTTCGAGTGCCGGGCCACTGGAAACCCAAAGCCGACTATCTTCTGGACCATCAAGAACAATAGTACGTTGATCTTTCCGGGAGCCCCACCGCTGGATCGGTTTCACAGTCTGAACACCGAGGAAGGACACTCCATTCTGACCCTGACTCGCTTCCAAAGAACGGACAAGGACCTGGTGATCCTGTGCAATGCCATGAACGAGGTGGCCAGCATAACGTCCCGCGTGCAATTGAGTTTGGACTCTCAGGAGGATCGCCCCCCACCCATCATCATAGCAGGTCCTGTGAACCAGACCCTGCCCATCAAGTCCTTGGCCACGCTCCAGTGCAAGGCCATAGGCCTTCCGAATCCCACGATATCCTGGTACCGCGATGGAATTCCCGTGCAGCCCAGTTCGAAGCTGAATATCACTACGGCCGGGGATCTGATAATATCGGACCTCGATCGGCAGCAGGACCAGGGGCTATACACTTGTGTGGCCAGCTCGAGGGCGGGAAAGTCCACTTGGAGTGGCTTCCTCCGGATCGAGCTGCCCACCAATCCGAACATTAAGTTCTACAGAGCCCCGGAACAGAGTAAATGCCCCACGGCGCCCGGGCAGCCCAAGGTCCTGAATGCCACATCCTCGGCCCTGACAATTGTCTGGCCGACGAGTGACAAGGCAGGAGCTTCGTCCTTCCTCGGATACAGTGTGGAAATGTACTGTACGAACCAGAGCAAGACGTGGATACCGATTGCCTCCCGGCTGAGTGAGCCCATCTTCACGGTGGAGAGTCTGACCCAAGGAGCGGCCTACATGTTCATAGTTCGGGCGGAGAACTCCCTGGGCTTCTCCCCGCCCTCTCCCATTTCGGAGCCCATAACGGCCGGAAAACTGGTTGGGGTCCGGGACGGCAGCGACAACTCTGGCACCTCGCAGCTGCTTCTGAGCGACGTGGAAACCCTGCTGCAGGCCAACGATATTGTGGAGATCCTGGAGGCCAATGCCAGTGACTCCACCACCGTGCGACTCTCCTGGGACATCGACAGTGGCCAATACATCGAGGGCTTCTACCTGTATGCTCGGGAACTGCACTCTACCGAGTACAAGATGCTCACTCTGCTGAACAAGGGCCAAGGACTCAGTTCCTGTACGGTTCCCGGTTTGGCAAAAGCCTCCACCTACGAGTTTTTTCTTGTGCCATTTTACAAGAGCATCGTAGGAAAGCCCTCCAACTCCCGACGTGTCCGCACCCTGGAAGATG TCCCCGAGGCGCCACCTTATGGCATGGAGGCCATTCAATTCAATCGCACCTCAGTGTTCCTGAAGTGGCTGCCACCGCAACCGAATCGGACACGCAATG GAATCCTCACCAGCTACAATGTGGTCGTCAAAGGCCTGGACGTGCACAATACGACGCGGATATTCAAAAATATGACCATAGATGCGGCCACCCCCACACTGCTCCTGGCGAATCTCACCACGGGAGTCACCTATTACATTGCCGTGGCGGCGGCCACCCGGGTGGGAGTCGGACCCTTCAGCAAGCCCGCCGTTCTTCGCATCGATGCACGCACCCAGTCCCTGGACACGGGCTATACGAG ATATCCCATCAGTCGTGATATTGCCGATGACTTTTTAACACAGACCTGGTTTATCGTCCTGCTGGGCTCCATCATTGCCATAATTGTGTTTCTATTGGGCGCATTGGTTCTATTCAAGCGCTATCAATTTATCAAGCAGACTTCGCTGGGCAGTTTACATG gcAATCACGCAATCGGAACCGTGCGAAAGTTTCCAACATTGCCGCTAAATGGAGGCGGAGCTGTCGGTGCCGTTGGCTCAAATTCGACAGTCGCCGCAACTGGCCCCAATGGGCTCTGGATCGATCCCACCGGTGGCGTTTGGCGACAGGGCGACCGTAGCACTGGAGCCGGCAATGGTGGCGGCACATGTTCGACAAAGGAGCAACTTCCGGGATACGCACAGGCCACCGCCCAGCAGGGACAGCACCCGCCCACCCTACTGCCCGATTACGAGAG ACTGTCGCCCCTGAACATGCCCGATTATGCGGAAGTCGCCTGCTCGACATTCAAAAGTCCCACCCATGGGGCACCACAGCCGTCGGTGGGTGGTGGGGCCTCCCTCTACGATAGCTGTGGGGCCTATGCCACCACCAATGTGGTGGCCAATGTGAAGCTATTCCAGAACCGCTATGCGACAAAACCGACCCAGAACACCATCAACAACAACCAGCAGGGCAATGATTACCAATCGACTGGGATGTATTCGGCTCCACCGAGTGCTCATTACGGGTGCCTGGAAcaaaaacagcagcagcaacagcaaccaaATGTGATGACCACTTCCACGGCATCCACGGCCATTCTGACGGCCTCACCTGCCAAGCTGAAAAAGATCAACATAACCGAGAACAAAATGGATCAGATGGACGTGAAAACGGAGCGAACCAATCCGTTcaatcagcagcagcaactacTTTTGGCCAGCAACGCATTGAAACAGGGTCTGGGCGCCTATGCCAATACCACACTGGTGGCCCAAATGGCGAACGGCGGCGGGGCCGGGACTCTGAGACGGCAACGGCAGCCGAAAACGCTCTACAAAAGCGAAAATAACATTTTGGGAAAATCCGGTTTGAGGCAAAACGCACTGAACACTAATGCAAATGCGACTATGGATTTCCTGACCGGCGGTCCCCCGTCGGAGGGTGGAGACTTCTCCGGCCTGGGTCTGTGCAACTCCACCAATCAGCTGCTGAACGACTGGGCCTCGAGTGCCTCGATCGCGGCTCCGGGGGATTATCATTTCGGCAGCAAGCAGCCGAACAAGCAGCACTTGTACGTGAAGGCCAAAGATGGAACTTGGTCGGCAGTCAGCTCGGATGCATACCAATCCTTTaagcaacagcagcaccagcaacacCACCAATTCCTGGCCGGCTCAGGTGACAACAACAAGTCCTTAGCTAGTGTCAACAGCTTAGCTGGCGATAGCAAATTCCTGAGTAGCTTCGGCTCTAGCTCCAATGTCTAG